In the genome of Bos mutus isolate GX-2022 chromosome 20, NWIPB_WYAK_1.1, whole genome shotgun sequence, one region contains:
- the RPL37 gene encoding large ribosomal subunit protein eL37 codes for MTKGTSSFGKRRNKTHTLCRRCGSKAYHLQKSTCGKCGYPAKRKRKYNWSAKAKRRNTTGTGRMRHLKIVYRRFRHGFREGTTPKPKRAAVAASSSS; via the exons ATG ACGAAGGGAACGTCATCGTTTGGAAAGCGTCGGAATAAGACGCACACGCTGTGCCGCCGTTGTGGCTCTAAGGCCTACCACCTTCAGAAGTCGACCTGTGGCAAGTGTGGCTACCCTGCCAAGCGAAAGAGAAAGT ataatTGGAGTGCTAAAGCTAAAAGACGAAATACCACCGGGACTGGTAGAATGAGGCACCTAAAAATTGTATACCGCAGATTCAG GCATGGATTCCGTGAAGGAACAACACCTAAACCCAAGCGAGCGGCTGTTGCAGCATCCAGTTCATCTTAA